The Salvelinus sp. IW2-2015 linkage group LG15, ASM291031v2, whole genome shotgun sequence genome includes a region encoding these proteins:
- the LOC111974589 gene encoding septin-5 isoform X1 encodes MDAIMLQEKLVERLLCPRVRTSRQKEKQYVGFATLPNQVHRKSVKKGFDFTLMVAGESGMGKSTLVNSLFLTDLYKDRKLLNAEERINQTVEIIKHTVDIEEKGVKLKLTIVDTPGFGDAVNNNECWKPITDYIDQQFEQYFRDESGLNRKNIQDNRVHCCLYFIPPFGHGLRPVDVEFMKALHEKVNVVPLIAKADCLTPSEIKKLKDRVRDEIERFGIKVYQFPECDSDEDEEFKQLDKELKECCPFAVIGSNTVVEARGQRVRGRLYPWGIVEVENQSHCDFVKLRNILIRSHMHDLKDVTCDMHYENYRAQCIQDMTSKLTQDNRMESPIPMLPLPTPDVETDRLIKMKNEELARMQEMLNKMQQQIHDGKDQ; translated from the exons ATGGATGCTATCATGCTGCAGGAGAAATTGGTGGAACGCTTGCTTTGCCCTCGAGTCAGAACCTCCAGGCAGAAG GAGAAGCAGTATGTGGGTTTTGCTACCCTCCCTAACCAGGTGCACAGGAAGTCAGTGAAAAAGGGATTTGACTTCACCCTCATGGTTGCCG GAGAGTCTGGTATGGGTAAATCTACTCTGGTCAACAGCCTGTTCCTCACAGACTTGTACAAGGACAGGAAACTTCTCAATGCTGagg AGCGTATCAACCAGACAGTAGAGATCATTAAGCACACAGTGGACATTGAGGAGAAAGGAGTGAAGCTGAAGCTGACCATTGTAGACACACCGGGCTTTGGAGACGCTGTCAACAACAATGAATG CTGGAAGCCCATCACCGACTACATTGACCAGCAGTTTGAGCAGTACTTCAGGGACGAGAGTGGACTGAACAGGAAGAACATCCAGGACAACAGAGTCCACTGCTGCCTCTACTTCATACCGCCATTTGGACACGG ACTGCGTCCAGTAGATGTGGAGTTTATGAAGGCTCTCCATGAGAAGGTGAACGTGGTTCCTCTCATCGCCAAGGCTGACTGTCTCACTCCCAGCGAGATCAAGAAACTCAAAGACAGG gtccgTGATGAGATTGAGAGGTTTGGCATTAAGGTGTACCAGTTCCCAGAGTGTGACTCTGATGAGGACGAGGAGTTTAAACAACTGGACAAAGAACTGAAG GAGTGCTGTCCATTTGCAGTGATTGGCAGTAACACTGTGGTTGAGGCCAGGGGCCAGAGAGTAAGAGGGAGACTTTACCCATGGGGCATTGTGGAAG TGGAGAACCAGTCTCACTGTGACTTTGTGAAGCTGAGGAACATATTGATCCGCTCCCACATGCATGACCTCAAAGACGTGACCTGTGACATGCACTATGAGAACTACAGAGCGCAGTGTATACAGGACATGACcag TAAACTGACACAGGACAACCGAATGGAGAGCCCGATCCCCATGTTGCCCCTGCCCACCCCCGACGTGGAGACCGATAGACTCATCAAGATGAAAAATGAAGAG TTGGCGAGGATGCAGGAGATGCTGAATAAGATGCAGCAGCAGATCCATGATGGGAAGGACCAGTGA
- the LOC111974589 gene encoding septin-5 isoform X2, translated as MGKSTLVNSLFLTDLYKDRKLLNAEERINQTVEIIKHTVDIEEKGVKLKLTIVDTPGFGDAVNNNECWKPITDYIDQQFEQYFRDESGLNRKNIQDNRVHCCLYFIPPFGHGLRPVDVEFMKALHEKVNVVPLIAKADCLTPSEIKKLKDRVRDEIERFGIKVYQFPECDSDEDEEFKQLDKELKECCPFAVIGSNTVVEARGQRVRGRLYPWGIVEVENQSHCDFVKLRNILIRSHMHDLKDVTCDMHYENYRAQCIQDMTSKLTQDNRMESPIPMLPLPTPDVETDRLIKMKNEELARMQEMLNKMQQQIHDGKDQ; from the exons ATGGGTAAATCTACTCTGGTCAACAGCCTGTTCCTCACAGACTTGTACAAGGACAGGAAACTTCTCAATGCTGagg AGCGTATCAACCAGACAGTAGAGATCATTAAGCACACAGTGGACATTGAGGAGAAAGGAGTGAAGCTGAAGCTGACCATTGTAGACACACCGGGCTTTGGAGACGCTGTCAACAACAATGAATG CTGGAAGCCCATCACCGACTACATTGACCAGCAGTTTGAGCAGTACTTCAGGGACGAGAGTGGACTGAACAGGAAGAACATCCAGGACAACAGAGTCCACTGCTGCCTCTACTTCATACCGCCATTTGGACACGG ACTGCGTCCAGTAGATGTGGAGTTTATGAAGGCTCTCCATGAGAAGGTGAACGTGGTTCCTCTCATCGCCAAGGCTGACTGTCTCACTCCCAGCGAGATCAAGAAACTCAAAGACAGG gtccgTGATGAGATTGAGAGGTTTGGCATTAAGGTGTACCAGTTCCCAGAGTGTGACTCTGATGAGGACGAGGAGTTTAAACAACTGGACAAAGAACTGAAG GAGTGCTGTCCATTTGCAGTGATTGGCAGTAACACTGTGGTTGAGGCCAGGGGCCAGAGAGTAAGAGGGAGACTTTACCCATGGGGCATTGTGGAAG TGGAGAACCAGTCTCACTGTGACTTTGTGAAGCTGAGGAACATATTGATCCGCTCCCACATGCATGACCTCAAAGACGTGACCTGTGACATGCACTATGAGAACTACAGAGCGCAGTGTATACAGGACATGACcag TAAACTGACACAGGACAACCGAATGGAGAGCCCGATCCCCATGTTGCCCCTGCCCACCCCCGACGTGGAGACCGATAGACTCATCAAGATGAAAAATGAAGAG TTGGCGAGGATGCAGGAGATGCTGAATAAGATGCAGCAGCAGATCCATGATGGGAAGGACCAGTGA